From a single Bradyrhizobium sediminis genomic region:
- a CDS encoding efflux RND transporter periplasmic adaptor subunit: MVIRPILSSYSRLLAGMSLAVLAIALTGCNEKVAEKAAPGRPVLVAAVRYEAESPERSFVGTIKPRIETDMGFRVPGKVAKRLVEVGQTVDVGQPLATLDEVDLKLQAEQAEAEFRAATGVLAQATASEQRAKDLRAKGWTTDAQMDQSRAAADEARARFNRAERSVELTKNSLSYATLMADSRGVVTATLIDAGQVVAAGQTAVRVARFAEKEAVVAIPETLVGRAKEGTASVSLWSEPDRKYAAKLREIAPTADPATRTYLAKFSLPGAGESVSLGMTATLTLADPATERVAKLPLSALYSQGGDPSLYIVDDKGDVSLKPVTVKSYESGNVVISGGVEEGSKVVVLGVQKLDPAQKVRVVSSLSF; this comes from the coding sequence ATGGTCATTCGTCCAATTTTGTCGAGCTATTCCAGGCTTTTAGCCGGCATGTCGCTGGCGGTTCTGGCGATCGCTCTGACCGGCTGCAACGAGAAAGTCGCCGAAAAAGCCGCTCCCGGCCGCCCGGTGCTGGTGGCGGCGGTGCGTTATGAGGCGGAATCGCCGGAGCGCAGCTTCGTCGGCACCATCAAGCCCCGGATCGAGACCGACATGGGCTTCCGGGTCCCCGGCAAGGTCGCCAAGCGTCTGGTCGAGGTCGGCCAGACCGTCGATGTCGGCCAGCCGCTGGCCACCCTCGATGAAGTCGATCTGAAGCTGCAGGCCGAGCAGGCCGAAGCCGAATTCCGTGCCGCCACCGGCGTGCTGGCGCAGGCCACGGCCTCGGAGCAGCGCGCCAAGGATCTGCGCGCCAAGGGCTGGACCACGGATGCGCAAATGGATCAGTCGCGGGCCGCCGCCGACGAGGCGCGCGCGCGCTTCAATCGCGCCGAGCGCTCGGTCGAACTCACCAAAAACAGCCTTTCCTACGCGACGCTGATGGCCGACAGCCGCGGCGTCGTCACCGCGACCCTGATCGATGCCGGACAGGTCGTCGCGGCAGGGCAGACCGCGGTTCGCGTCGCACGCTTTGCCGAAAAGGAAGCCGTGGTCGCGATCCCGGAAACGCTGGTCGGCCGCGCCAAGGAAGGCACGGCCAGCGTCAGCCTGTGGTCCGAACCCGACAGGAAATATGCCGCGAAGCTGCGCGAGATCGCGCCCACGGCCGATCCCGCGACGCGTACCTACCTCGCGAAATTCTCGCTGCCGGGCGCCGGCGAAAGCGTCTCGCTCGGCATGACCGCGACGCTGACGCTGGCCGATCCCGCCACCGAGCGTGTCGCCAAGCTGCCGCTGTCGGCGCTGTACAGCCAGGGCGGCGATCCCTCGCTCTACATCGTCGACGACAAGGGCGACGTGTCGCTGAAGCCGGTCACCGTGAAGTCCTACGAGAGCGGCAACGTCGTGATTTCAGGCGGCGTCGAGGAAGGCTCGAAAGTCGTCGTGCTCGGCGTGCAAAAACTCGACCCGGCCCAGAAGGTCCGCGTCGTCTCGTCGCTGTCGTTCTGA
- a CDS encoding efflux RND transporter permease subunit has protein sequence MKHFNLSGWAVSHPALILFLVIALGAAGFFSYQRLGRAEDPFFTVKVVNVSAIWPGATAQEMQTQVADPIEKKLQELPYFEKVQTYSKPSFTAMQVTFKDSTPPKDVPYLFYLLRKKLVDVQGQLPAGLIGPTVNDEFSDVDSILYMMTGEGADYAQLKKAAEGMRQRLLKVPGVTKVNLYGAQDERIFVEFSHAKLATLGITPQALFDSLAKQNNVTPAGTVETSSQRVPLRVTGALDGAKAVAETPVESNGRVFRLGDVATVTHGFVDPPTFIARQQGKPALGIGVVTAKGANILELGKEVATATAEFMKAVPQGINVEQIADQPKVVEHAVGEFVRSFIEALAIVLFVSFVALGWRTGIVVALSVPLVLAIVFIVMNAMSLDLHRITLGALIIALGLLVDDAIIAVEMMVVKMEQGWDRVRAASFAWESTAFPMLTGTLVTAAGFLPIGFANSAVGEYAGGIFWIVAIALVASWFVAVIFTPYIGVKLLPNITLHHNHDPHAVYETRVYRILRSMIQWCVDHRIKVVLATVGVFALSIVGFGHVQQQFFPLSERPELFLQLRLPEGTAFNVTEKSVKQAEALLKDDKDISTYTAYVGQGSPRFWLGLNPQLPNEAFAEIVIVAKDVDARERIKARLEKAVGDGALTEARVRVDRFNFGPPVGFPVQFRVIGPDANAVRDIAYKVRDVVRQNPNVRDPQLDWNEQSPYLKLVVDQDRARALGLTPQDVSQAMAMLISGAQVTTIRDGIEKVGVVARAVPGERLDLGRVGDLTVTSRNGVAVPLTQIAKIEYAHEEPIIWRRNRDMAITVRGDVVDGVQAPDVTNQIWPKLQEIRDSLSPAYRIEAGGAFEESAKGNASIFVLFPLMVLVMLTLLMIQLQNFSRLILVFLTAPLGIIGASLGLNVANQPFGFVALLGLIALAGMIMRNAVILVDQIETDVAAGLSRKEAIVEATVRRARPVVLTALAAILAMIPLSRSAFWGPMAITIMGGLFVATFLTLLYLPGLYALWFRKSLEERGAGEVDLAPQQEGEKQLAFPLAEAAE, from the coding sequence ATGAAGCACTTCAATCTCTCGGGCTGGGCGGTCAGCCATCCCGCGTTGATCCTGTTCCTGGTGATCGCGCTCGGCGCCGCCGGCTTCTTCTCCTATCAGCGGCTCGGCCGCGCCGAGGATCCGTTCTTCACCGTCAAGGTCGTCAACGTCTCGGCGATCTGGCCCGGCGCGACCGCCCAGGAAATGCAGACCCAGGTCGCCGACCCCATCGAGAAGAAGCTGCAGGAACTGCCCTATTTCGAGAAGGTGCAGACCTATTCGAAGCCGTCCTTCACCGCGATGCAGGTCACCTTCAAGGATTCGACCCCGCCGAAGGACGTGCCTTATCTGTTTTACCTGTTGCGCAAGAAGCTCGTCGACGTGCAGGGCCAGCTGCCGGCCGGCCTTATCGGGCCCACCGTCAACGACGAGTTCAGCGACGTCGATTCCATTCTCTACATGATGACCGGCGAGGGCGCTGACTACGCGCAGTTGAAGAAGGCCGCCGAGGGCATGCGCCAGCGGCTGCTGAAAGTCCCCGGGGTGACGAAAGTCAATCTCTACGGCGCCCAGGACGAGCGCATCTTCGTCGAGTTCTCGCACGCCAAGCTGGCGACGCTCGGGATCACGCCGCAGGCGCTGTTCGATTCGCTCGCCAAGCAGAACAACGTCACACCCGCCGGCACGGTGGAGACCTCCTCGCAGCGCGTTCCGCTGCGCGTCACCGGCGCGCTCGACGGTGCCAAGGCCGTCGCCGAGACGCCGGTCGAAAGCAACGGTCGGGTATTTCGTTTGGGCGATGTCGCCACCGTCACCCACGGTTTCGTCGATCCGCCGACCTTCATCGCGCGCCAGCAAGGCAAGCCCGCGCTCGGCATCGGCGTGGTCACGGCCAAGGGCGCTAACATCCTCGAACTCGGCAAGGAAGTCGCCACTGCCACCGCGGAATTCATGAAGGCGGTGCCGCAGGGCATCAATGTCGAGCAGATCGCCGATCAGCCGAAGGTGGTCGAGCATGCCGTCGGCGAGTTCGTGCGCTCCTTCATCGAGGCGCTCGCGATCGTGCTGTTCGTCTCCTTCGTGGCGCTGGGCTGGCGCACCGGCATCGTGGTGGCGCTGTCGGTGCCGCTGGTGCTGGCGATCGTGTTCATCGTCATGAACGCGATGTCGCTCGACCTGCACCGCATCACGCTCGGCGCGTTGATCATCGCGCTAGGGCTGTTGGTCGACGACGCCATCATCGCAGTCGAAATGATGGTGGTGAAGATGGAGCAGGGCTGGGACCGCGTCCGCGCGGCGTCCTTTGCCTGGGAATCCACCGCATTTCCGATGCTGACGGGCACGTTGGTCACCGCCGCCGGCTTCCTGCCGATCGGTTTTGCCAATTCCGCGGTCGGCGAATATGCCGGCGGCATTTTCTGGATCGTGGCGATCGCGCTGGTCGCGTCCTGGTTCGTCGCGGTGATCTTCACGCCCTATATCGGCGTCAAGCTGCTGCCCAACATCACGCTCCACCACAACCACGATCCGCACGCGGTGTACGAGACCCGCGTCTACCGGATTCTGCGCAGCATGATCCAGTGGTGCGTCGACCACCGCATCAAGGTGGTGCTGGCGACGGTCGGCGTATTCGCGCTGTCCATCGTCGGCTTCGGCCACGTCCAGCAGCAGTTCTTCCCGCTGTCGGAGCGGCCCGAGCTGTTCCTGCAGCTGCGGCTGCCCGAGGGCACCGCGTTCAACGTCACCGAAAAGTCCGTCAAGCAGGCCGAAGCGCTCCTGAAGGACGACAAGGACATCTCGACCTACACCGCCTATGTCGGCCAGGGTTCGCCGCGCTTCTGGCTCGGCCTCAACCCGCAACTGCCGAACGAGGCCTTCGCCGAGATCGTGATCGTGGCCAAGGACGTCGACGCGCGCGAGCGCATCAAGGCCCGACTGGAGAAGGCGGTCGGCGACGGCGCGCTGACCGAAGCCCGGGTCCGGGTCGATCGCTTCAATTTCGGCCCGCCGGTCGGCTTCCCCGTCCAGTTCCGCGTCATCGGTCCCGACGCCAATGCCGTGCGCGACATCGCCTACAAAGTGCGCGACGTGGTCAGGCAGAATCCAAATGTCAGGGATCCGCAACTCGACTGGAACGAGCAGTCGCCCTATCTCAAGCTGGTGGTCGACCAGGACCGCGCCCGCGCGCTCGGCCTGACCCCGCAGGACGTGTCGCAGGCGATGGCCATGCTGATCTCCGGCGCCCAGGTCACCACCATCCGCGACGGCATCGAGAAGGTCGGCGTGGTGGCGCGTGCGGTGCCGGGCGAGCGGCTCGATCTCGGCCGTGTCGGCGATCTCACCGTCACCTCGCGCAACGGCGTCGCGGTGCCGCTGACGCAGATCGCCAAGATCGAATACGCCCATGAAGAGCCGATCATCTGGCGGCGCAACCGCGACATGGCGATCACGGTGCGCGGCGACGTCGTCGACGGCGTGCAGGCGCCCGACGTCACCAACCAGATCTGGCCCAAGCTGCAGGAGATCCGCGATAGCCTGTCGCCGGCCTACCGGATCGAGGCGGGCGGCGCGTTCGAGGAATCCGCCAAGGGCAACGCCTCGATCTTCGTGCTGTTTCCGCTGATGGTCCTCGTCATGCTGACGCTGCTGATGATCCAGCTGCAGAATTTCTCGCGGCTGATCCTGGTGTTCCTGACCGCGCCGCTCGGCATCATCGGCGCCTCGCTCGGCCTCAACGTCGCCAACCAGCCGTTCGGCTTCGTGGCGCTGCTCGGGCTGATCGCGCTGGCCGGCATGATCATGCGCAATGCGGTGATCCTGGTTGACCAGATCGAAACCGACGTCGCCGCCGGCCTGAGCCGGAAGGAGGCCATCGTGGAAGCCACCGTCCGGCGCGCCCGTCCGGTGGTGCTGACGGCGCTCGCCGCCATTCTGGCGATGATCCCGCTGTCGCGTTCGGCGTTCTGGGGCCCGATGGCGATCACCATCATGGGCGGCCTGTTCGTTGCAACCTTCCTGACCTTGCTGTACCTGCCGGGCCTCTACGCCCTCTGGTTCAGGAAGAGCCTCGAGGAACGCGGCGCGGGCGAGGTCGATCTTGCGCCGCAGCAAGAGGGCGAGAAGCAGCTCGCATTTCCGCTTGCCGAGGCGGCCGAATAA
- a CDS encoding TetR/AcrR family transcriptional regulator — translation MTLVSEHIEPDTRERILVVAERLFREIGYQKTTVADIAKVLRMSPANVYRFFDSKKAIHQAVARGLMGEVEDAAQAIAARPGPAAGRLRELLSTIHHMNSERYVGDAKLHEMVEIAMEENWDVCNAHIQLIGEIIGSVIGQGVASGEFEVAEVPVAATCTCMAMMRFFHPQMIAQCIDKPSPTLDQMIDFILAGLAPRGKAK, via the coding sequence ATGACGCTGGTTTCTGAACATATCGAACCTGACACACGGGAACGGATTCTCGTGGTGGCGGAGCGTCTGTTCCGCGAGATCGGCTACCAAAAGACCACTGTGGCCGACATCGCCAAGGTGCTGCGGATGAGCCCGGCGAACGTCTATCGCTTTTTCGATTCGAAAAAGGCTATCCATCAGGCGGTGGCGCGCGGCCTGATGGGCGAGGTGGAGGACGCGGCGCAGGCGATCGCGGCCCGGCCCGGTCCGGCGGCCGGCCGTCTGCGCGAGCTGCTGTCGACCATTCACCACATGAACAGCGAGCGCTATGTCGGTGACGCCAAGCTGCACGAGATGGTCGAGATCGCGATGGAGGAGAACTGGGACGTCTGCAACGCGCATATCCAGTTGATCGGCGAGATCATCGGTTCCGTCATCGGCCAGGGCGTGGCCTCGGGCGAATTCGAGGTCGCCGAGGTGCCGGTGGCGGCGACCTGCACCTGCATGGCGATGATGCGGTTCTTCCATCCGCAGATGATCGCCCAATGCATCGACAAGCCGAGCCCGACGCTCGACCAGATGATAGACTTCATCCTCGCCGGCCTTGCGCCGCGCGGCAAGGCGAAATAG
- a CDS encoding flavin reductase family protein, with product MTTKDLHYYEPANGHGLKHDPFNAIIAPRPIGWISSRDTKGNVNLAPYSFFNGFNYHPPIIGFSSTSWKDSVQNIQETGEFVWNLATRELAQQMNATAAHVAHDVSEFTVAGLTAVPCKLVNVPRVGESPVSFECKLSQIIQLQSAKGEKVQAWLTLGEVVAVHIDKAMIKDGVYQTALAHPIVRAGRQGDYFEIRPENMFEMKRPD from the coding sequence GTGACCACGAAAGACCTGCATTATTACGAGCCGGCGAACGGCCACGGTCTCAAGCACGATCCTTTCAACGCCATCATCGCCCCGCGCCCGATCGGCTGGATCTCGTCACGCGATACCAAGGGCAACGTCAATCTCGCGCCCTACAGCTTCTTCAACGGCTTCAACTACCATCCGCCGATCATCGGCTTTTCCTCGACCTCCTGGAAGGACAGCGTCCAGAACATCCAGGAGACCGGCGAATTCGTCTGGAATCTCGCGACCAGGGAGCTGGCGCAGCAGATGAATGCGACCGCCGCGCATGTCGCGCACGACGTCAGCGAATTCACCGTCGCCGGCCTCACGGCGGTGCCCTGCAAGCTCGTCAACGTGCCGCGGGTCGGCGAAAGCCCGGTCTCTTTCGAATGCAAGCTGTCGCAGATCATCCAGCTGCAGAGCGCCAAAGGCGAGAAGGTGCAGGCCTGGCTCACTTTGGGCGAGGTCGTCGCCGTCCATATCGACAAGGCCATGATCAAGGACGGCGTCTACCAGACCGCGCTGGCCCACCCGATCGTCCGCGCCGGCCGCCAAGGCGACTATTTCGAGATCAGGCCGGAAAACATGTTCGAGATGAAGCGGCCGGATTGA
- a CDS encoding acetyl-CoA C-acetyltransferase — translation MARPVFIIDGSRTPFLKARSGPGPFTPVDLAVQCGRPLLARQPFAPNAFDQVILGCVNVIADEMNPARVAALRLGMGESMVAFTVQINCGSGMQSIDTGYRYIREGVSDLILAGGAEALSHAPLVWPQQGVRWFAGLAGAKGIVAKLAALAKTRPSFFKPVIGLERGLTDPITELNMGQTAEAVGHLFGITRAQSDAYAVESHKRLAHAQAQGWLKGEVETAFARNGSFYDHDDGVRPDSSLESLAKLKPVFERPWGQVTPGNSSQITDGASWTILASEDAVAKYGLTPKAAIVDSQWSALDPGIMGLGPVLSATELLKRNDLSLQDIETWELNEAFATQVLGCLAAWNDEKFCREILGLDGTAGQIDPSKLNIDGGAISLGHPVGCSGNRIVLHLVNAMKRLGTRRGIATECIGGGLGGAMLIETV, via the coding sequence ATGGCGCGACCGGTTTTCATTATTGACGGCAGCCGGACGCCGTTTCTGAAAGCGCGCTCCGGACCGGGGCCGTTCACCCCGGTCGATCTCGCCGTGCAGTGCGGCCGGCCGCTGCTGGCCCGGCAACCCTTCGCCCCCAACGCCTTCGATCAGGTGATCCTCGGCTGCGTCAACGTCATCGCCGACGAGATGAACCCGGCCCGGGTCGCAGCCCTTCGGCTCGGCATGGGCGAGAGCATGGTGGCGTTCACGGTGCAGATCAATTGCGGCTCCGGCATGCAGTCGATCGATACCGGTTATCGCTATATCCGCGAGGGCGTCTCCGATCTCATTCTGGCCGGCGGGGCGGAAGCGCTGAGCCACGCGCCTCTGGTCTGGCCGCAGCAGGGCGTGCGCTGGTTTGCCGGCCTCGCCGGCGCCAAGGGCATCGTGGCCAAGCTGGCGGCGCTGGCGAAGACGCGGCCCTCTTTCTTCAAGCCGGTCATCGGGCTGGAGCGCGGGCTGACCGATCCGATCACCGAACTCAACATGGGGCAAACAGCCGAAGCGGTCGGCCATCTCTTCGGCATCACGCGGGCGCAGTCGGACGCCTATGCGGTCGAGAGCCACAAGCGGCTCGCCCATGCACAGGCGCAGGGCTGGCTCAAGGGCGAGGTCGAAACCGCGTTCGCGCGCAACGGCAGTTTCTACGATCATGACGACGGCGTGCGGCCGGATTCCTCGCTGGAGTCGCTGGCAAAACTCAAGCCGGTGTTCGAGCGGCCGTGGGGCCAGGTTACGCCAGGCAATTCCTCGCAGATCACCGACGGCGCGTCGTGGACGATTCTCGCTTCCGAAGACGCGGTCGCCAAATATGGCCTGACGCCGAAGGCCGCGATCGTCGACAGCCAGTGGTCGGCGCTCGATCCCGGCATCATGGGATTGGGGCCGGTGTTGTCGGCCACCGAACTGTTGAAGCGCAACGACCTGTCCCTGCAGGATATCGAAACCTGGGAATTGAACGAGGCGTTTGCGACGCAGGTGCTCGGCTGTCTCGCCGCCTGGAACGACGAGAAATTCTGCCGTGAGATCCTCGGCCTCGACGGCACCGCCGGCCAGATCGACCCGTCAAAACTCAATATCGATGGCGGCGCGATCAGTCTCGGCCATCCCGTCGGCTGCAGCGGCAACCGTATCGTGCTGCATCTCGTCAACGCCATGAAGCGGCTTGGCACCCGCCGCGGCATCGCCACCGAATGCATCGGCGGCGGGCTGGGCGGCGCCATGCTGATCGAGACGGTGTGA